The following coding sequences are from one Luteimonas sp. S4-F44 window:
- a CDS encoding sigma-54 dependent transcriptional regulator, which yields MPTVLIIDDNPAVATALDVLFSLHDIDTVYADSPEAGLSALEREPVDLVIQDMNFRADTTSGDEGAALFEAIHARHPELPVVLLTAWTHLESAVGLVKAGAADYLAKPWDDHKLMATVANLLELSASRRELERRRSREQRDRHALEDAYDLRGTVFDDAASERVLNLAVQVARSELPVLVTGPNGAGKEKIAEIIHANSAVRDGPFVALNCGALPADLIEAELFGADAGAYTGANRAREGKFEAADGGTLFLDEIGNLPLAGQMKLLRVLETGRFERLGSNRERQVRVRVVSATNADLPAAIADGRFREDLYYRLNAIELKVPALADRPDDILPLARHFLPAGRSLSRTAERALLAHRWPGNVRELRNAVQRAALLSQEAAIAADALGLPPAAMPAQAAPEPDRMAIEAALARAGGVLAQAATDLGLSRQALYRRMDRLGLRRD from the coding sequence ATGCCCACCGTCCTGATCATCGACGACAACCCCGCGGTCGCCACCGCGCTCGACGTGCTGTTCTCGCTGCACGACATCGACACGGTGTATGCCGACTCGCCCGAGGCCGGCCTTTCCGCACTCGAACGCGAACCGGTCGACCTGGTGATCCAGGACATGAACTTCCGCGCCGACACCACGTCCGGAGACGAGGGCGCAGCGCTGTTCGAGGCGATCCACGCGCGCCATCCCGAGTTGCCGGTGGTGCTGCTGACCGCGTGGACGCATCTCGAGTCGGCGGTCGGGCTCGTGAAGGCCGGCGCGGCAGACTACCTGGCCAAGCCCTGGGACGACCACAAGCTGATGGCGACGGTCGCCAATCTGCTGGAGCTGTCGGCCAGCCGGCGCGAACTCGAGCGCCGACGCAGCCGCGAGCAGCGTGACCGCCACGCGCTCGAAGATGCCTACGACCTGCGCGGCACGGTCTTCGACGACGCCGCGAGCGAACGCGTGCTCAACCTGGCGGTACAGGTCGCGCGCTCCGAGCTGCCGGTGCTGGTCACCGGGCCCAATGGCGCGGGCAAGGAGAAGATCGCCGAGATCATCCACGCCAACTCCGCGGTCCGCGACGGTCCGTTCGTCGCGCTCAACTGCGGCGCGCTGCCGGCCGACCTGATCGAGGCCGAGTTGTTCGGCGCCGATGCCGGTGCCTACACCGGCGCCAACCGGGCGCGCGAGGGCAAGTTCGAGGCTGCCGATGGCGGCACGCTGTTCCTCGACGAGATCGGCAACCTGCCGTTAGCCGGGCAGATGAAGCTGCTGCGCGTGCTCGAGACCGGACGCTTCGAGCGGCTGGGCTCCAACCGCGAACGCCAGGTGCGCGTGCGCGTGGTCAGCGCGACCAATGCCGATCTGCCTGCCGCGATCGCCGACGGCCGCTTCCGCGAGGACCTCTACTACCGGCTCAACGCGATCGAACTCAAGGTGCCGGCACTGGCCGATCGCCCGGACGACATCCTGCCGCTGGCCCGGCACTTCTTGCCGGCCGGCCGGTCGCTGTCGCGTACCGCCGAGCGCGCCCTGCTCGCACACCGCTGGCCGGGCAACGTGCGCGAGTTGCGCAATGCGGTCCAGCGCGCCGCGCTGCTGTCGCAGGAGGCGGCGATCGCCGCCGACGCGCTGGGCCTGCCGCCAGCCGCGATGCCGGCGCAAGCTGCGCCGGAGCCCGACCGCATGGCGATCGAGGCCGCGCTGGCGCGTGCCGGCGGGGTGCTGGCCCAGGCCGCCACCGACCTCGGGCTCTCGCGCCAGGCGCTGTACCGGCGCATGGACCGTCTGGGTCTGCGGCGCGACTGA
- a CDS encoding HAMP domain-containing sensor histidine kinase, with protein MPARQLPLTIRLGALASLFAIAVALLAAWLTRWLPAWSAVLAAAALCLPGLLWAAQRMLGPVRALFRALAGAVTSYRDGDYGFGIRWDGGGELGELVAAHNRLGDVLREQRHALVQRELLLDTMVQNTPVAMVLFDPQQRVVLGNVAARQLLGDGRRLEGQGFETLAAQAPPALREALRRGGDGLLSVGEEDQEDIYHLSRRSFRLNGRRHDLVLLRRLTTELRRQEVQTWKKVIRVISHELNNSLAPIASLAHSGAELLRRGQLERLPDALATIEERARHLEGFIRDYARFAKLPTPRTEAVPWHTFLARLRDQVPFTLDGDDGGQVRIDVAQMAQCLINLLRNAHESGSPADQVRLRLRRLPDSWRIDVLDRGDGMNEAVLANALLPFYSTKRNGTGLGLALAREIAEAHGGRIALQNRDGGGLRVSLQLPA; from the coding sequence ATGCCCGCGCGCCAGCTGCCGCTGACGATCCGTCTGGGCGCCCTGGCGTCGCTGTTCGCGATCGCCGTCGCGCTGCTGGCCGCCTGGCTCACGCGCTGGCTGCCCGCCTGGTCGGCGGTGCTCGCAGCCGCCGCGCTGTGCCTGCCCGGCCTGCTGTGGGCGGCGCAGCGGATGCTCGGCCCGGTCCGTGCGCTGTTCCGCGCGCTGGCCGGCGCGGTCACGTCCTATCGCGATGGCGACTACGGCTTCGGCATCCGTTGGGACGGCGGCGGCGAACTCGGCGAACTGGTGGCCGCGCACAACCGGCTCGGCGATGTGCTGCGCGAGCAACGACATGCGCTGGTGCAACGCGAACTGCTGCTCGACACGATGGTGCAGAACACGCCGGTGGCGATGGTGCTGTTCGATCCGCAGCAGCGCGTGGTGCTCGGCAATGTCGCCGCACGCCAGTTGCTCGGCGACGGGCGCCGTCTGGAAGGCCAGGGCTTCGAGACGCTGGCAGCGCAAGCGCCCCCGGCGCTGCGCGAGGCATTGCGACGCGGCGGCGACGGCCTGTTGAGCGTCGGCGAGGAAGATCAGGAGGACATCTACCACCTGTCGCGTCGCTCGTTCCGACTCAACGGCCGGCGCCACGACCTGGTGCTGCTGCGCAGGCTGACCACGGAGTTGCGCCGGCAGGAAGTGCAGACCTGGAAGAAGGTGATCCGCGTCATCAGCCATGAGCTCAACAACTCGCTGGCGCCGATCGCCTCGCTCGCGCACTCGGGCGCCGAATTGCTGCGGCGCGGCCAGCTCGAGCGCCTGCCCGACGCCCTGGCGACCATCGAGGAGCGCGCGCGCCACCTCGAAGGATTCATCCGCGACTACGCGCGTTTTGCGAAATTGCCGACACCGCGGACCGAAGCCGTCCCCTGGCACACATTCCTCGCGCGCCTGCGCGACCAGGTGCCGTTCACCCTCGACGGCGACGACGGCGGCCAGGTCCGCATCGACGTCGCGCAGATGGCGCAATGCCTGATCAACCTGCTGCGCAACGCGCACGAATCCGGCTCGCCGGCCGACCAGGTGCGGCTGCGGCTGCGACGGCTGCCCGACAGCTGGCGCATCGATGTCCTCGATCGCGGCGACGGCATGAACGAGGCGGTGCTCGCCAATGCGCTGCTGCCGTTCTACTCGACCAAGCGCAACGGCACCGGCCTTGGGCTGGCGCTGGCACGCGAGATCGCCGAAGCCCACGGCGGACGGATCGCCCTGCAGAACCGCGACGGCGGCGGGCTGCGGGTGAGCCTGCAACTGCCGGCCTGA